A genomic stretch from Desulfotignum balticum DSM 7044 includes:
- a CDS encoding glycosyltransferase family 2 protein, giving the protein MKTPFVVVLILSYNGKHLLEEAIVSYSNNNYNNFKIVVIDNGSNDGTLDFMNKNFKDINVLRIEKNRGYSGGFNFGLDYAFNKLMANYVLITNNDVKVDTEVVASLVEVAEKKEDTGFVTGKVYFYDNPGVLQTVGKSGDQKYWRSGHIGAKAEDKGQFDVEKELDWCDDIFWLVSKKVFKETGGYDTSFQFQAEDFDWQVRSKIKGFKIYYAPKAKIWHKDSMTIGKDSSFKAYYNFRNPLIVHMKYRKWSEYKFYFYRKLKALIISSIKNIVKFRFVYVYKSWKGFFSAIFWLFKNKIFFPQQSSS; this is encoded by the coding sequence ATGAAAACGCCCTTTGTTGTAGTTTTAATTTTATCATATAACGGTAAGCATTTATTGGAGGAAGCAATAGTTTCGTATTCCAATAATAATTATAATAATTTTAAGATCGTTGTGATAGATAACGGTTCAAATGATGGTACTTTAGACTTTATGAATAAAAACTTCAAAGATATTAATGTATTGCGAATAGAAAAGAATAGGGGGTACTCTGGAGGCTTTAACTTCGGACTTGACTATGCATTTAATAAGCTAATGGCAAATTATGTGCTCATAACAAATAATGATGTAAAAGTTGATACTGAGGTTGTTGCTTCGCTTGTAGAAGTTGCCGAAAAGAAAGAAGATACAGGCTTTGTCACTGGGAAAGTATATTTTTATGATAACCCTGGTGTTTTGCAGACAGTTGGCAAATCTGGTGACCAAAAGTACTGGAGATCTGGTCATATCGGAGCTAAAGCAGAGGATAAAGGTCAGTTCGATGTTGAAAAAGAGTTAGACTGGTGTGATGATATCTTTTGGCTTGTTTCAAAAAAAGTATTTAAGGAAACAGGTGGTTATGATACGAGTTTCCAATTTCAAGCTGAGGATTTTGATTGGCAGGTGCGATCTAAAATTAAAGGGTTCAAAATCTACTACGCACCCAAGGCAAAGATCTGGCATAAAGACAGCATGACAATTGGAAAGGATAGTTCTTTTAAGGCATACTATAATTTTAGAAACCCACTTATTGTACACATGAAGTACAGAAAATGGAGCGAGTATAAGTTCTATTTCTATAGAAAGTTGAAGGCACTTATCATCTCTTCAATAAAAAATATTGTAAAATTTCGTTTTGTTTATGTTTATAAAAGCTGGAAAGGTTTTTTTTCTGCAATTTTCTGGTTATTCAAAAATAAAATATTCTTCCCACAGCAAAGTTCATCATAA
- the rfbC gene encoding dTDP-4-dehydrorhamnose 3,5-epimerase, translating into MNIKPRKLTGTFEISLNPLTDDRGFFMRTFDDTIFQEHGMTTAWVQENHSRSEKKWIIRGLHFQCPPYAETKLVRCIRGAVLDVFVDLRLGSATFGRWDSIELSEENKKAIYIPRGFAHGFCTLTDISEILYKVDNYYSKESEAGIAWNDKEIGIDWRATKPVLSEKDQNNLSFETFIDRYKGISV; encoded by the coding sequence ATGAATATCAAACCACGAAAACTAACCGGCACTTTTGAAATCAGTTTAAACCCCTTGACGGACGACAGGGGGTTTTTCATGCGGACTTTTGATGATACCATCTTCCAGGAACATGGCATGACCACTGCATGGGTCCAGGAAAACCATTCCCGGTCTGAAAAAAAATGGATCATCCGCGGGCTGCATTTCCAGTGCCCTCCTTATGCAGAAACCAAACTGGTCCGGTGCATCCGGGGGGCTGTATTGGATGTATTTGTTGACCTTCGCCTGGGTTCTGCCACATTCGGCAGATGGGACAGCATCGAGCTGTCTGAAGAAAACAAAAAAGCCATTTACATCCCTAGGGGATTTGCCCATGGTTTCTGCACACTGACCGACATTTCAGAAATCCTGTACAAGGTGGACAATTATTATTCCAAAGAGTCTGAAGCAGGCATCGCCTGGAATGACAAAGAAATTGGAATTGACTGGCGGGCGACTAAGCCGGTTCTGTCGGAAAAGGATCAGAACAATCTTTCATTTGAAACATTCATTGACAGATATAAAGGGATCTCAGTATGA
- the rfbF gene encoding glucose-1-phosphate cytidylyltransferase has protein sequence MKVIILCGGMGTRLREETEFKPKPLVEIGGKPILWHIMKHYAHFGYKEFVLALGYKGDMIRDYFLNFYNYNSDFTVDLSNNGHVQVHNACIKEDWKITLVETGDNSMTGYRTRLCSRYITEDRFMLTYGDAVSNVNIKELVDFHTRMDTIGTVTGVFPPSRFGDLVVKGDMVEKFKQQLKDVECQPPINGGYFVFKKDFFDCIPDDPSINLENEPFDDLVPKNQLSIYQHKDFWQCMDTFRDNQLLERLWQNNPAWKIW, from the coding sequence ATGAAAGTCATCATCCTATGCGGCGGCATGGGCACCCGCCTTCGGGAAGAAACCGAATTCAAGCCCAAACCCCTGGTGGAGATCGGCGGCAAGCCCATTCTCTGGCATATCATGAAACACTATGCCCATTTCGGGTACAAGGAGTTTGTGCTGGCCCTGGGCTACAAAGGCGACATGATCCGGGATTATTTTCTGAACTTCTACAACTACAACAGTGATTTCACTGTGGACCTGTCCAACAACGGCCATGTGCAGGTCCACAACGCCTGCATCAAAGAGGACTGGAAAATCACCCTGGTGGAGACCGGGGACAACAGCATGACCGGTTACCGCACCCGCCTGTGCAGCCGGTACATCACCGAAGACCGGTTCATGCTCACCTACGGCGATGCGGTCAGCAACGTGAACATCAAAGAACTGGTGGATTTTCATACCCGGATGGACACCATCGGCACCGTGACAGGGGTGTTTCCCCCTTCCCGGTTCGGCGACCTTGTGGTAAAAGGAGACATGGTGGAAAAATTCAAACAGCAGTTAAAGGATGTGGAATGCCAGCCTCCCATCAACGGCGGGTATTTTGTATTCAAGAAAGATTTTTTCGACTGCATCCCGGATGATCCGTCCATCAACCTGGAAAACGAACCTTTTGACGATCTGGTCCCTAAAAACCAGCTGTCCATATACCAGCACAAGGACTTCTGGCAGTGCATGGATACCTTTCGGGACAACCAGCTGCTGGAAAGACTCTGGCAGAACAACCCGGCTTGGAAAATATGGTGA
- the rfbG gene encoding CDP-glucose 4,6-dehydratase produces MAMPVMFADIYSGKRVLVTGHTGFKGSWLAYWLTRLGAQVFGLALPPDTRPSHFQLLDLPIQSIITDIRDPQALDKAIQDVQPDIVFHLAAQPLVRRSYREPVETFATNVMGTIHLFDACRKVDTVQAIVTITSDKCYENKEWVWGYRETDPMGGFDPYSASKGCAELATASWRRSFFHPTQYNRTHHTLVATARAGNVIGGGDWGEDRLIPDIARATADNQPVIIRNPAATRPWQHVLDPLSGYLLLGQKLLQGKKDHADAYNFGPARENTMTVGQVVKQFKTHWDAMAYEFKPDKEQPHEAGLLRLDCAKANTLLDWHPVWDSSLALEKTSVWYKHYYSENNILTHQDFEEYIQTAHEKRMCWVTD; encoded by the coding sequence ATGGCGATGCCGGTCATGTTTGCAGATATCTATTCCGGCAAACGGGTCCTGGTCACCGGCCATACCGGGTTCAAAGGATCCTGGCTGGCCTACTGGCTGACCCGCCTCGGCGCACAGGTATTCGGCCTGGCCCTGCCTCCGGACACCCGGCCCAGCCATTTTCAGCTCCTGGATCTGCCCATCCAGTCCATCATCACAGACATCCGGGATCCCCAGGCCCTGGATAAAGCCATCCAGGATGTGCAGCCGGACATCGTCTTTCACCTGGCTGCCCAGCCCCTGGTGCGGCGCTCCTACCGGGAACCGGTGGAAACCTTTGCCACCAATGTCATGGGTACGATCCATCTGTTCGACGCCTGCCGCAAGGTGGATACCGTGCAGGCCATTGTCACCATCACCTCGGACAAATGCTATGAAAACAAAGAATGGGTCTGGGGCTACCGGGAAACCGACCCCATGGGCGGGTTCGACCCCTACAGCGCCTCCAAGGGATGCGCGGAACTTGCGACCGCCTCCTGGCGCCGGTCCTTTTTTCATCCAACACAGTACAACCGCACCCACCACACCCTTGTGGCCACAGCCCGGGCCGGCAATGTCATCGGTGGCGGCGACTGGGGGGAAGACCGCCTGATCCCGGATATTGCCCGTGCCACCGCAGACAACCAGCCGGTCATCATCCGCAATCCTGCCGCCACCCGGCCCTGGCAGCATGTGCTGGACCCCTTGAGCGGATACCTGCTTTTGGGTCAAAAACTGCTACAAGGCAAAAAAGACCATGCAGATGCCTACAACTTCGGCCCGGCCCGGGAGAACACTATGACCGTGGGCCAGGTAGTCAAGCAGTTCAAAACCCATTGGGATGCCATGGCATACGAGTTTAAACCGGACAAAGAGCAGCCCCACGAAGCGGGCCTGCTCCGGCTGGACTGCGCCAAGGCCAACACCCTTCTCGACTGGCACCCGGTCTGGGACTCCAGTCTGGCATTGGAAAAAACCTCGGTCTGGTATAAACATTATTATTCAGAAAATAACATCCTTACGCACCAGGATTTTGAGGAATACATCCAAACAGCACATGAAAAAAGGATGTGCTGGGTAACTGATTAA
- a CDS encoding methionyl-tRNA formyltransferase, whose product MKPERLKIGYFGDGEWAHGAFELFAGDPIIQIQFVVVRNDHPDPVLINLAEKNHIPWVTNENINSDAFLDWMSAHKSDLFISMSFNQIFKKRTFDLPLFGTVNCHAGMLPFYRGRNILNWALINDEKEFGITVHYIDEGIDTGDIIDQKRFPIIDSDNYATLLNKAIKECPKILYGAVKKIISGKAERIHQKDIHPVGMYCSQRKAGDENLDWNQNSRDIFNFIRAICKPGPMARCMHEEDEVCINKAAIVPETPEFKGIPGAVLYTSKKSVFVKTKDSMIEILEYIKKGRKLRAGDRLLNKDNNQ is encoded by the coding sequence ATGAAACCAGAAAGATTAAAAATTGGTTATTTTGGAGATGGAGAATGGGCACATGGGGCTTTTGAGTTATTTGCCGGTGATCCCATAATTCAAATTCAGTTTGTGGTCGTAAGGAATGATCATCCAGATCCAGTTCTCATAAACCTTGCAGAGAAAAATCATATTCCCTGGGTAACTAATGAAAATATAAACTCAGATGCATTTTTAGATTGGATGTCCGCCCATAAATCCGACTTGTTTATTTCAATGAGTTTTAATCAGATCTTCAAAAAGAGAACTTTTGATCTGCCGCTTTTTGGAACGGTTAATTGCCATGCAGGGATGCTTCCTTTCTACAGAGGCCGAAATATTTTGAACTGGGCATTGATCAACGATGAAAAAGAGTTTGGTATCACTGTCCATTATATTGATGAGGGTATCGATACAGGGGATATAATCGATCAGAAAAGATTTCCCATAATCGACTCTGATAATTATGCAACCTTGCTGAATAAAGCGATCAAAGAATGCCCTAAAATTCTGTATGGCGCTGTTAAGAAAATAATTTCAGGTAAAGCTGAACGAATTCATCAAAAGGATATTCACCCGGTTGGCATGTACTGTTCCCAGCGAAAGGCAGGAGATGAGAATTTAGATTGGAATCAGAATTCCAGAGATATTTTTAATTTCATTCGGGCCATTTGTAAACCAGGCCCCATGGCAAGATGTATGCACGAAGAAGATGAGGTATGCATAAATAAAGCAGCGATTGTTCCTGAAACTCCTGAATTTAAGGGTATTCCTGGTGCTGTGTTATATACATCAAAGAAAAGTGTTTTTGTGAAAACAAAAGATTCAATGATTGAGATATTGGAATATATAAAAAAAGGTCGTAAACTCCGCGCAGGTGATCGACTATTAAACAAAGATAATAACCAATGA
- a CDS encoding oligosaccharide flippase family protein — translation MLKQKFALDFSSKSFHYFLQAIGGIVVARFAGPEILGIIAYGMAFAGVFGFINGLFGPAHMKIVAEAGNEGDCNSTFVTIKLLSTVFFVLCVVLFYLVQRFVFNVAFESREKEIIIFIALGVVLFQNLEKISERIFIARMQQARANLPTVIHSILYNFGRAALAVLGFGAIALTSVQIVVYVLLIPIVFYLLRDIPFGKFDKKLAKRYLLLSIPIFIIVFSNSLSLNVGRLILEGFSDTTSLGMFVAGNNIASIFGLIAATAGTMFFPLFARAVANHEFESIVRRIKMYERFIFNWIFPWILFLSIFAEIILTSVLGERYLPAAGVFRILVFASFLKIVAIPFANLLFSFDKFNISAMIAVSNLLIQIGLVYLLAHPDFFNLGIIGLAIAIITSEVFIFCIRYYYAKQLVNLNSLKENLSYFLLGGISYGLFFLMKYYYFSSYISNIFLMISFMIFIPSLFYLSGLLTKSDINELKVLVSAKLMKQYIKRELTINDKPKH, via the coding sequence ATGCTTAAACAGAAATTTGCACTCGATTTCAGCTCAAAGTCTTTTCATTATTTTCTACAAGCTATTGGCGGGATAGTTGTTGCAAGATTTGCTGGTCCGGAAATATTGGGCATAATTGCATATGGCATGGCCTTTGCTGGTGTGTTTGGGTTTATAAATGGCCTTTTCGGACCAGCCCATATGAAAATCGTGGCTGAGGCAGGAAATGAAGGTGATTGTAATAGCACATTTGTTACAATTAAATTGTTATCAACAGTGTTTTTTGTTTTATGTGTGGTTTTATTTTATTTGGTACAACGATTTGTTTTTAATGTGGCTTTTGAAAGCCGAGAAAAAGAAATTATTATTTTTATAGCGCTTGGTGTAGTTCTGTTCCAAAATTTAGAAAAAATTTCTGAGAGAATATTTATTGCACGTATGCAGCAGGCGCGTGCAAATTTACCGACTGTAATACATTCGATATTGTACAATTTTGGTAGAGCGGCGTTAGCTGTATTAGGCTTTGGGGCGATCGCACTGACGTCAGTTCAAATCGTGGTATATGTGTTACTGATCCCGATAGTATTTTATCTCTTGAGGGATATTCCTTTCGGTAAATTTGATAAAAAATTGGCGAAAAGATACCTTTTACTCAGCATTCCAATATTTATAATTGTTTTTTCAAACTCGCTTTCATTAAATGTTGGCCGGTTAATTTTGGAAGGGTTTTCCGATACGACATCTTTAGGAATGTTTGTTGCGGGGAACAACATTGCCAGTATATTTGGATTGATTGCAGCTACGGCAGGTACAATGTTTTTTCCGTTATTTGCAAGAGCTGTTGCCAATCATGAATTTGAAAGTATCGTTAGACGAATTAAAATGTATGAAAGATTTATTTTTAACTGGATTTTTCCATGGATCTTATTTCTATCTATCTTTGCTGAAATTATCCTAACATCAGTACTTGGGGAAAGATACCTGCCTGCAGCCGGCGTTTTTAGAATTTTGGTTTTTGCATCATTTCTTAAAATTGTTGCGATTCCATTCGCTAATTTGCTTTTCAGTTTTGATAAATTTAATATATCCGCTATGATTGCGGTTTCCAATTTATTGATACAAATTGGGCTGGTTTATTTATTAGCTCATCCCGATTTTTTTAATTTGGGCATTATAGGCTTGGCAATAGCCATTATAACTAGCGAAGTTTTTATTTTTTGCATTCGCTATTATTATGCAAAACAGTTGGTAAATCTTAATAGTTTAAAAGAAAATCTATCTTATTTTTTATTGGGTGGTATTTCATATGGGCTGTTTTTCCTGATGAAATACTATTATTTCTCATCTTACATTTCAAATATATTTTTAATGATTAGTTTTATGATTTTTATTCCTTCGCTGTTCTATTTAAGCGGCCTATTAACGAAAAGCGATATCAATGAGTTGAAGGTACTGGTGAGCGCCAAATTAATGAAGCAATATATCAAAAGAGAGTTAACAATAAATGATAAGCCCAAGCACTGA
- a CDS encoding glycosyltransferase family 4 protein, giving the protein MISPSTDLSFLKKYKIIFLIGFSPKYAYLPGSEMLKRASRIWTNEQGDKIGIWKEDWGNQLGFKFKEYYPDIDYEVWRPDIRADGIYEHIFENGVKNKSFPVKYKLFSQGFRYFKDYYSPEIEQTIESYCKKHQNIVLLIPFSRKLITSRLLKKFSDKAPILCTHFLNAEKLLCKVKFCSNPIRFLQNSFKTIQRQRHISCIENLLLVHKKYIPELEKKYNLKVYFNTFGADLSFWKPDKTKKESRLKYNISVDKLVILVSSRLQPNYQIEKVLNLVTKLKSYNVLFIFTSHGPPSYEKKLKQMIEENNLHNYVQFTGYVNEEVLKDLYIACDYFFMSSLYNAGPMSTFIAMLMGKPVISTDSGLAAEILKEKRCGLIIPTCNYNYWEKIFRNILEGKQQIKLIDYSFVSHLFNWQSIIIKWHTIINTVIQQSEKRKMAVKNKLNHPKV; this is encoded by the coding sequence ATGATAAGCCCAAGCACTGATTTGAGTTTTTTGAAAAAGTACAAAATAATATTTTTAATCGGTTTTTCTCCGAAATATGCTTATTTACCGGGAAGCGAAATGTTGAAAAGGGCCTCCAGAATATGGACGAACGAGCAAGGGGATAAAATTGGAATATGGAAAGAGGATTGGGGCAATCAACTTGGGTTTAAATTCAAAGAATATTACCCCGATATCGATTATGAAGTCTGGCGCCCAGATATAAGAGCCGATGGAATCTATGAACACATTTTTGAAAATGGGGTAAAAAATAAATCTTTTCCTGTTAAATACAAACTATTTAGTCAGGGGTTTAGATATTTTAAGGATTATTATTCACCTGAAATTGAACAGACAATAGAATCGTATTGTAAAAAACATCAAAACATTGTGTTGCTTATTCCATTCTCCAGAAAACTTATAACTTCAAGGTTGTTAAAAAAATTTTCTGATAAAGCTCCAATATTGTGTACTCATTTTTTGAATGCTGAGAAATTATTGTGTAAAGTTAAATTTTGTTCAAACCCCATTCGATTTTTGCAAAATTCCTTCAAAACAATTCAAAGACAGCGACATATTTCATGTATTGAAAATTTGCTTCTTGTTCACAAAAAGTATATTCCAGAGCTTGAAAAAAAATACAATTTAAAAGTATATTTTAACACCTTTGGGGCTGATCTTTCCTTCTGGAAACCGGATAAAACTAAAAAAGAATCCAGATTAAAATATAATATTTCTGTGGATAAACTGGTGATTCTTGTTTCTTCGAGGCTTCAGCCAAACTATCAGATTGAAAAAGTTTTAAACCTTGTTACCAAATTAAAATCTTACAACGTTTTGTTTATATTTACTTCACATGGTCCTCCATCGTATGAAAAAAAATTGAAACAAATGATAGAGGAAAACAATTTACACAATTATGTTCAATTTACTGGCTATGTAAATGAAGAGGTATTAAAAGATTTATATATCGCTTGCGACTATTTTTTTATGTCTAGCCTTTACAATGCTGGTCCCATGTCAACTTTCATTGCGATGCTTATGGGGAAGCCGGTAATTTCAACCGATTCAGGCTTAGCTGCTGAAATCTTAAAAGAAAAAAGATGCGGCCTTATAATACCGACCTGTAATTATAATTATTGGGAAAAAATTTTTAGAAATATTTTAGAGGGAAAGCAACAGATAAAGTTGATAGACTATTCTTTTGTTTCACACTTATTTAATTGGCAGAGTATCATTATAAAGTGGCACACAATAATTAATACAGTGATACAACAATCTGAAAAAAGAAAAATGGCAGTTAAAAACAAGCTGAATCATCCAAAGGTCTAA
- a CDS encoding acyltransferase → MKTGLGLKNKIRSFNSKISLLRFFLLRNLFGFDAANVYLQQLDKSSLQYVLRKNGATIGKNCDIETGLIFHNCKNYSNLIVGNNCHVGKNCFFDLKEKVIIENNVVISMQTTFITHQDMNKSDLKNYFPSTQSKIVIKKNCYIGAKVTILKGTIINDFSMVGAGSVVTKEIPKFSIYAGVPAKFVKKVEKESTLITKKAF, encoded by the coding sequence ATGAAAACTGGCCTCGGACTAAAAAATAAAATTCGCTCGTTTAATTCAAAAATAAGCCTTTTAAGGTTTTTCCTATTAAGAAACCTATTTGGATTTGATGCCGCCAATGTGTATTTGCAGCAGCTTGATAAATCATCTTTGCAGTATGTGTTGAGGAAAAATGGCGCTACAATAGGAAAAAATTGCGATATCGAAACTGGGCTGATTTTTCATAATTGCAAGAATTATTCTAACTTGATTGTTGGCAACAATTGCCACGTAGGAAAAAATTGTTTTTTTGACCTAAAGGAAAAGGTCATTATTGAAAACAATGTGGTCATTTCTATGCAAACCACTTTTATTACCCATCAGGACATGAATAAGTCAGATTTAAAAAATTATTTTCCATCAACCCAAAGTAAAATAGTTATAAAGAAAAATTGCTATATCGGAGCTAAAGTCACAATTCTTAAAGGAACAATTATTAATGATTTTTCAATGGTAGGAGCTGGATCAGTGGTGACAAAAGAAATCCCAAAATTTTCTATTTATGCTGGTGTTCCAGCTAAATTCGTAAAAAAAGTCGAAAAAGAATCAACTCTAATCACAAAGAAAGCTTTTTAA
- a CDS encoding class I SAM-dependent methyltransferase, with product MSTTDLGQSLSTWDNAWKEISPISEIQMWDYYGGRQWITKYVPRFGKVIEAGCGLGRYNFYLKRLGIDIEGIDFSENAITKLNQIKSEIDPTAKFIYGDITDLPYEDNSISGYISLGVVNIS from the coding sequence ATGAGTACCACAGACTTGGGCCAATCATTATCTACATGGGATAATGCATGGAAAGAAATATCTCCGATATCTGAAATCCAAATGTGGGACTACTATGGCGGCCGCCAATGGATCACAAAATATGTACCAAGATTCGGCAAGGTTATAGAGGCGGGTTGTGGGCTCGGCAGATACAATTTTTATTTGAAAAGGCTGGGTATTGATATCGAAGGCATTGATTTTTCAGAAAATGCAATCACTAAGCTCAATCAAATAAAATCTGAAATTGACCCTACCGCTAAATTTATTTACGGCGATATAACAGACCTCCCCTATGAGGATAACAGCATAAGCGGCTATATTTCACTCGGGGTTGTGAACATTTCATAG
- a CDS encoding DegT/DnrJ/EryC1/StrS family aminotransferase, translated as MNIRLFKPSFGEEELQAVKEAFDRSWVGLGPKVSEFEQAWQDFTGAKMAVGLNSATAALHLALAVFRFPEGKKVLVPSLTFSSTASAILYNRLVPVFVDSDPVTLGISLEDLERKYDKNCVAVMPVHYAGHPVPMEKLMPWAREKGLKVIEDCAHTAGGMYKGKMLGVWGDIGCYSFEEKKLMTTGDGGMMVTNDPELFKDVKAMRWVGIDKDNWKTAQTYTQADQDAMHWYYELNVLGYKYNMNDLAASIGLVQFKKLPGFNQKRSQIIRQYLDGLENLPGIIPLLPYEPEKYPYQMFGIRADNRNELMIHLKSKGIATGCHYTPLSIQPLFESFGRNCPFIEKEADRFITLPLHADLADAEIIYVLDTIRAYLQ; from the coding sequence ATGAACATAAGACTATTCAAACCATCCTTCGGCGAAGAAGAACTCCAGGCCGTCAAAGAAGCCTTTGACCGCTCCTGGGTGGGCCTTGGACCCAAAGTGAGCGAATTTGAACAAGCCTGGCAGGACTTCACCGGTGCCAAAATGGCTGTGGGCCTGAACTCCGCTACTGCGGCCCTGCACCTGGCCCTGGCAGTATTCAGGTTTCCTGAAGGCAAAAAGGTGCTGGTGCCGTCCTTGACCTTTTCTTCCACTGCATCTGCCATTCTGTACAACCGCCTTGTTCCCGTTTTTGTGGATTCCGATCCCGTTACCCTGGGAATCAGCCTGGAAGATCTGGAACGAAAATATGACAAAAACTGCGTGGCCGTCATGCCGGTCCATTATGCGGGGCACCCGGTGCCCATGGAAAAACTGATGCCCTGGGCCAGGGAAAAAGGATTGAAAGTCATTGAAGATTGCGCCCATACTGCCGGCGGCATGTACAAAGGCAAAATGCTGGGAGTCTGGGGGGATATCGGGTGTTATTCCTTTGAGGAAAAAAAGCTCATGACCACCGGCGACGGCGGCATGATGGTCACCAATGATCCAGAGCTGTTCAAGGATGTCAAAGCCATGCGCTGGGTGGGGATTGACAAGGACAACTGGAAAACCGCCCAGACATACACCCAGGCAGATCAGGATGCCATGCACTGGTATTATGAGCTGAATGTGCTGGGGTATAAATACAACATGAATGATCTGGCAGCTTCCATCGGACTGGTTCAGTTCAAAAAACTGCCCGGGTTCAATCAAAAACGCTCCCAAATTATCCGGCAGTATCTTGATGGCCTGGAAAACCTGCCCGGCATCATTCCCCTGCTGCCATATGAACCGGAAAAATATCCCTATCAGATGTTCGGCATCCGGGCGGATAACAGAAATGAACTGATGATACATCTCAAATCCAAGGGTATTGCCACAGGCTGCCACTATACGCCCTTAAGCATTCAGCCGCTGTTTGAATCCTTTGGCCGGAACTGTCCTTTCATCGAAAAAGAGGCGGACCGGTTTATTACGCTTCCGCTTCATGCGGATCTGGCGGATGCCGAAATTATATATGTGTTAGATACCATCAGGGCATATTTACAATGA
- a CDS encoding nucleotidyltransferase family protein, with protein MKLKIEKVSIDKNTSILETLKRMDKEDKKLLLVTQNGHYHGLISIGDIQRAIIADLDLKKPISEAMRSQIRVARQEDDPENIRDRMMKFRTEFMPILNDQDELADILFWHDVYAETCPPKKQINLPVVIMAGGRGTRMQPLTNVFPKPLIPLGNKTILERIMDSFVRGGSHHFILSVNYKADTIRHYLSELNSPEYEIDYIQETEPLGTAGSLQLLKGRMTDTFWVSNCDILIDQDLSEIYEFHKKFNNQISIVAAVKHLTIPYGTLETRSDGQLSQLQEKPDFVFKINTGVYLLEPQAIDEIPEDVIFHITDLIEKVRKKEGRVGVFPIPDYAWSDVGSWEEYQKTSTKLKFGSMLIS; from the coding sequence TTGAAATTAAAAATTGAAAAAGTCTCTATTGACAAAAATACCTCAATTCTGGAAACCTTGAAGCGGATGGACAAAGAAGATAAAAAGCTTCTTCTGGTCACCCAGAATGGTCATTATCATGGGCTTATAAGTATTGGTGATATTCAGCGGGCCATTATCGCCGATCTGGATTTGAAAAAACCGATCAGCGAAGCCATGCGCTCTCAAATTCGGGTGGCACGCCAAGAGGATGATCCAGAGAATATCCGCGATAGGATGATGAAATTTCGAACTGAATTTATGCCGATACTCAACGATCAGGACGAATTGGCCGATATTTTATTCTGGCATGATGTTTATGCGGAAACATGTCCGCCCAAAAAACAAATCAATCTACCCGTCGTCATCATGGCCGGTGGGCGGGGGACCCGAATGCAGCCTTTGACCAATGTATTTCCCAAACCATTGATCCCTTTGGGCAACAAGACAATCCTTGAAAGGATAATGGACAGTTTTGTAAGAGGCGGCAGCCATCACTTTATTCTTTCAGTCAATTACAAAGCCGATACGATCCGGCATTATTTGTCGGAACTCAACAGTCCGGAATATGAAATCGATTATATCCAGGAGACAGAACCCCTTGGCACAGCCGGCAGCCTTCAGTTGCTCAAAGGCAGGATGACCGATACTTTCTGGGTGTCAAACTGCGACATTTTGATCGACCAAGATCTGTCGGAAATCTATGAATTCCACAAAAAATTCAATAATCAGATATCCATCGTTGCTGCGGTCAAGCATCTGACGATCCCATATGGTACCCTGGAAACCCGGTCTGACGGGCAACTCAGCCAATTGCAGGAAAAGCCTGATTTTGTTTTTAAAATAAATACAGGGGTGTATCTGCTTGAACCCCAGGCCATTGATGAAATCCCGGAAGATGTAATTTTTCATATCACGGATTTGATTGAAAAGGTCAGGAAAAAAGAAGGCAGGGTGGGAGTCTTTCCCATTCCAGATTATGCCTGGTCGGATGTAGGGTCGTGGGAAGAGTACCAAAAGACGTCGACTAAACTAAAATTTGGTTCAATGTTAATATCTTAG